In Saccharothrix syringae, the following are encoded in one genomic region:
- a CDS encoding activator-dependent family glycosyltransferase has protein sequence MRVLFTTLAANAHLYNLVPLAWALRAAGHDVRVAAQPDLTDAVVEAGLTAVPVGPALDLAELSRQARQRPKEQTVFGSRYDITETREEVLTQDYVRGVFTTWCSLGLERLAHDAVLDDVVGFARSWRPDLVIWDALTYMGPIAARASGAAQVRVLFGLDHVARMRARFTGLGGGADPVREWLSAKLERFGCAFDEELVLGRRTIDPLPPWTRFPTAADYLPVRHVPYNGRSVVPSWLAEPPARRRVCVTLGMSRRDLWGVDRFSVDDLFEAVGELDVEVVATLTARQVESASAVPGNVRLFDFVPLDVLLPTCAAVVHHGGAGTTGNAVAHGVPQLVVPGNLWDKAGLAEMLVEQGAALVVDHEQVTAEALRGQLARLLDEPLFGECAAKARARAEEAPTPHEIVPELERLAVEGR, from the coding sequence ATGCGAGTGCTGTTCACCACCTTGGCGGCCAACGCGCACCTGTACAACCTGGTGCCGCTGGCGTGGGCGCTGCGGGCGGCGGGCCATGACGTCCGGGTCGCCGCCCAACCGGACCTCACCGACGCGGTAGTCGAAGCGGGACTGACCGCCGTCCCGGTCGGTCCCGCGCTGGACCTGGCCGAGCTGAGCCGCCAGGCCCGGCAGCGGCCGAAGGAGCAGACCGTCTTCGGTTCGCGGTACGACATCACCGAGACGCGGGAGGAGGTGCTGACCCAGGACTACGTCCGGGGCGTGTTCACCACGTGGTGCTCCCTGGGCCTGGAACGACTGGCCCACGACGCGGTGCTCGACGACGTGGTCGGGTTCGCCCGGAGCTGGCGGCCGGACCTGGTGATCTGGGACGCGCTGACCTACATGGGCCCGATCGCCGCCCGCGCGAGCGGGGCCGCGCAGGTCCGGGTGCTGTTCGGCCTGGACCACGTGGCCCGGATGCGCGCCCGCTTCACCGGGCTGGGCGGGGGAGCCGACCCGGTGCGGGAGTGGCTGTCGGCCAAGCTGGAGCGGTTCGGCTGCGCTTTCGACGAGGAGCTGGTCCTGGGGCGGCGCACGATCGACCCGCTGCCGCCGTGGACGCGGTTCCCGACGGCCGCGGACTACCTGCCGGTGCGGCACGTGCCCTACAACGGGCGGTCGGTCGTGCCGTCGTGGCTCGCGGAGCCGCCGGCGCGGCGCCGGGTCTGCGTCACCCTCGGCATGTCGCGGCGCGACCTCTGGGGCGTGGACCGGTTCTCGGTCGACGACCTGTTCGAGGCGGTGGGGGAGCTGGACGTCGAGGTGGTCGCGACGTTGACCGCGCGGCAGGTGGAGTCGGCCTCGGCGGTGCCGGGGAACGTTCGGCTGTTCGACTTCGTGCCCTTGGACGTGCTGCTGCCGACTTGTGCGGCGGTTGTCCACCACGGTGGCGCGGGGACGACCGGCAACGCGGTGGCGCACGGGGTGCCGCAGTTGGTGGTGCCGGGGAACCTGTGGGACAAGGCAGGGTTGGCGGAGATGCTGGTGGAGCAGGGTGCCGCGCTGGTGGTGGACCACGAGCAGGTCACCGCCGAGGCGTTGCGGGGGCAGTTGGCGCGGTTGTTGGACGAGCCGCTGTTCGGCGAGTGCGCGGCGAAGGCGCGGGCCCGGGCGGAGGAGGCGCCGACGCCGCACGAGATCGTGCCGGAGCTGGAGCGCCTGGCGGTCGAGGGCCGTTGA
- a CDS encoding GAF domain-containing protein codes for MSDPIPIARRSLARGAYHVIRQAQQSIIDAEVRASRLAILRSFHHRLSTDPGTLTTDAFLAVADPEVLRSAIIIAARSRADACDLQVRDPATGNLLLVAHHGFRPDFLDYFAVVDASVPSACGLALATGAPVLVDDVGTSPVFSHQPTRQVVLSAGFHAVQSYPLLDEHGEILGMLSLHYRTPGLRDGHEVLVEAVARTMARLGR; via the coding sequence ATGAGCGATCCGATCCCGATCGCGAGACGGTCCCTCGCGCGCGGCGCGTACCACGTCATCCGGCAGGCGCAGCAGAGCATCATCGACGCCGAGGTCCGCGCCAGCCGCCTGGCCATCCTCCGCAGCTTCCACCACCGCCTGTCCACCGACCCCGGCACGCTGACCACCGACGCCTTCCTGGCGGTCGCCGACCCCGAGGTCCTGCGCTCGGCCATCATCATCGCCGCCCGGAGCCGGGCCGACGCCTGCGACCTCCAGGTCCGCGACCCCGCGACCGGGAACCTGCTCCTGGTCGCCCACCACGGCTTCCGCCCGGACTTCCTCGACTACTTCGCCGTCGTCGACGCGAGCGTGCCCTCGGCGTGCGGCCTGGCGCTGGCCACCGGCGCCCCGGTCCTGGTCGACGACGTCGGCACCAGCCCGGTCTTCTCCCACCAGCCGACCCGCCAGGTGGTGCTCTCCGCCGGTTTCCACGCGGTGCAGTCCTACCCGCTGCTGGACGAGCACGGCGAGATCCTCGGCATGTTGTCGCTGCACTACCGCACGCCCGGATTGCGCGACGGGCACGAGGTGCTGGTCGAGGCCGTGGCGCGGACCATGGCGCGGCTCGGGCGGTGA
- a CDS encoding nucleotide disphospho-sugar-binding domain-containing protein, translated as MRVLFVSAPLLGHVFPLVPLASALRAAGHEVLVATGGDALAVREDVEVADVAADVRFGRVAAATALRHPLMLRTELAGEADLRFASRLFAAVNARMAGPLLAAARRWAPDLVVHEPFAVAGAFAAAELSVPAVVHEMSLFDGAELAAATLARTPWSAPPPAAVLRIAPPGLVGTGDAWPLRAVPHSGDGPVPGWLLERPDRPRVLVSRSTVGGPGGNRLMKAVVAVADRVDAEVVLARPGRLARGPLPANVRAVDWVPFHRVLPTCSAVVHHGGAGTLFGALAAGIPQLVEPGAGDRARHARLVAGRGAGLATGDVTAGVLTRLVTDPALSAAARELRDEVAAMPAPAELVPRLAALVG; from the coding sequence ATGAGGGTCCTGTTCGTCTCGGCGCCGCTGCTCGGGCACGTGTTCCCCCTGGTGCCACTGGCCTCGGCCCTGCGCGCCGCGGGTCACGAGGTGCTGGTCGCCACCGGCGGCGACGCCCTGGCCGTGCGCGAGGACGTCGAGGTCGCGGACGTGGCGGCGGACGTCCGGTTCGGCCGGGTCGCGGCGGCCACCGCCCTGAGGCACCCGTTGATGCTGCGCACGGAGCTGGCGGGCGAGGCGGACCTCCGCTTCGCGTCCCGGCTGTTCGCCGCGGTCAACGCCCGGATGGCCGGTCCCCTGCTCGCCGCGGCCCGGAGGTGGGCGCCGGACCTGGTGGTGCACGAGCCGTTCGCCGTGGCGGGCGCGTTCGCGGCGGCGGAGCTGTCGGTGCCCGCGGTGGTGCACGAGATGTCGCTGTTCGACGGCGCCGAACTCGCCGCGGCCACGCTCGCGCGGACGCCGTGGTCGGCGCCACCCCCGGCGGCCGTGCTCCGGATCGCCCCGCCCGGCCTCGTGGGCACCGGTGACGCGTGGCCGCTGCGGGCCGTGCCCCACAGCGGCGACGGCCCCGTGCCGGGGTGGCTGCTGGAGCGGCCGGACCGGCCGCGGGTCCTGGTCAGCCGCAGCACCGTCGGCGGTCCCGGCGGGAACCGGTTGATGAAGGCCGTGGTGGCGGTCGCCGACCGGGTCGACGCCGAGGTCGTGCTGGCCCGCCCCGGCCGCCTGGCCCGCGGGCCGCTGCCGGCCAACGTCCGCGCGGTGGACTGGGTGCCGTTCCACCGGGTGCTGCCCACGTGCTCGGCCGTGGTCCACCACGGTGGGGCGGGGACGCTGTTCGGCGCGCTGGCGGCGGGCATCCCGCAGCTGGTGGAACCCGGTGCGGGCGACCGGGCGCGGCACGCCCGGCTGGTCGCGGGACGCGGTGCCGGCCTGGCCACCGGTGACGTCACCGCCGGGGTGCTGACCAGGCTGGTGACCGACCCGGCGCTGTCGGCCGCGGCCCGCGAGCTGCGCGACGAGGTGGCGGCCATGCCCGCGCCCGCCGAACTGGTGCCGAGGCTGGCGGCCCTGGTCGGCTGA
- a CDS encoding DUF6223 family protein, translating into MLPLAADVMAQTTALTAGRAWSLVGVLLGLVGAVLGARRTGRRGAVAALLAGLAGAVVGGLVVAAAEGGPGTGYGIVGGYASLVVGVVAAVLGGVALARPARGRL; encoded by the coding sequence GTGTTGCCGCTCGCCGCTGATGTCATGGCCCAGACGACCGCGTTGACCGCAGGACGTGCCTGGTCGCTGGTGGGGGTGTTGCTGGGGCTGGTCGGCGCGGTCCTCGGCGCCCGCCGCACCGGGCGGAGGGGGGCCGTCGCGGCGCTGCTGGCGGGACTGGCCGGCGCGGTCGTCGGCGGCCTGGTCGTCGCCGCGGCCGAGGGCGGGCCCGGCACGGGTTACGGGATCGTCGGCGGGTACGCGTCCCTCGTGGTGGGGGTGGTCGCCGCGGTCCTCGGCGGGGTGGCGCTGGCCCGTCCCGCCCGCGGTCGCTTGTAA
- a CDS encoding sensor histidine kinase, translated as MSRRDWAIAVGVAAALLVAGLSGRHPATDLDPLGHVLLAAGGLALAARRRAPVAVLVVTGLCALGYQAVGFDVPVVAYLFAVYGTMRAGHRAVTVVGSVVMLAALPLAILVSPHRWPVGEAFTQSRDVLELAWLVAAGAAGEALRQAERRADEAERTREETALRRATEERLHIARELHDSLTHQISVIKVQAEVAVHLARKRGEPVPEALLAIREAGREATRELRATLEALRDDDGHPPHGLDHVPDLVRSARATGLDARLTVEGHPDDVPAAVGRTAYRIVQESLTNVARHARAATASVRIDHRPDALVIRVDDDGRATPGSAPVPGVGLLGMRERVTALGGRLHAAPRGGGGFTVHAELPVDRTP; from the coding sequence ATGAGCAGGCGGGACTGGGCGATCGCCGTCGGCGTGGCGGCCGCCCTGCTGGTCGCCGGGCTGTCCGGGCGGCACCCGGCGACGGACCTCGACCCGCTCGGCCACGTGCTGCTGGCGGCCGGCGGGCTGGCGCTGGCCGCCCGCCGACGGGCGCCGGTCGCCGTGCTGGTCGTGACGGGGCTGTGCGCGTTGGGCTACCAGGCCGTCGGGTTCGACGTGCCCGTCGTCGCGTACCTGTTCGCGGTGTACGGCACCATGCGGGCGGGCCACCGCGCCGTCACGGTGGTGGGCTCGGTGGTCATGCTGGCGGCCCTCCCACTGGCGATCCTGGTCTCGCCCCACCGGTGGCCCGTCGGCGAGGCGTTCACGCAGTCCCGCGACGTCCTGGAGCTGGCCTGGCTGGTCGCCGCCGGCGCGGCGGGCGAGGCGCTGCGCCAGGCCGAGCGCCGGGCGGACGAGGCCGAGCGCACCCGAGAGGAGACCGCGCTGCGCCGCGCCACCGAGGAGCGCCTGCACATCGCGCGGGAGCTGCACGACTCGCTCACCCACCAGATCTCGGTGATCAAGGTGCAGGCCGAGGTCGCCGTCCACCTGGCCCGCAAGCGGGGCGAACCGGTGCCGGAGGCCCTGCTGGCGATCCGGGAGGCCGGTCGCGAGGCCACCCGGGAGCTGCGGGCGACCCTGGAGGCGCTGCGCGACGACGACGGGCACCCGCCGCACGGCCTCGACCACGTGCCGGACCTGGTGCGCTCGGCCCGGGCGACCGGCCTGGACGCGCGGCTGACCGTCGAGGGGCACCCGGACGACGTGCCGGCCGCGGTGGGGCGGACCGCGTACCGGATCGTCCAGGAGTCGCTGACCAACGTCGCCCGCCACGCCCGCGCCGCCACCGCGTCCGTGCGCATCGACCACCGCCCCGACGCCCTGGTCATCCGGGTCGACGACGACGGCCGGGCCACGCCGGGCAGCGCGCCGGTGCCCGGCGTCGGGCTGCTCGGGATGCGCGAGCGGGTCACCGCCCTCGGCGGCCGGCTGCACGCGGCGCCGCGCGGCGGGGGCGGCTTCACCGTCCACGCCGAACTGCCCGTGGACCGGACCCCGTGA
- a CDS encoding response regulator, whose translation MIRVLLVDDQPLIRSGFRALLDVEDDIEVVAEAGDGAEGVALAGRHLPDIALLDVRMPGVDGIEATRRIAADPALAAVRVVILTNYGFDEHVFHALRAGAAGFLVKDVQPEDFLHAIRVVARGEAMLAPSITRRLIDRFVSRPLTTGADDRLRELTNREREAVALVAQGLSNDEVAERMVITPLTAKTHVNRAMTKLHARDRAQLVVLAYESGLVTPGDR comes from the coding sequence GTGATCCGCGTCCTGCTGGTCGACGACCAGCCGCTGATCCGCAGCGGGTTCCGCGCGCTGCTCGACGTCGAGGACGACATCGAGGTGGTGGCCGAGGCGGGCGACGGCGCCGAGGGCGTGGCGCTGGCCGGGCGGCACCTGCCCGACATCGCGCTGCTCGACGTCCGGATGCCCGGCGTGGACGGGATCGAGGCCACCCGGCGCATCGCGGCCGACCCGGCCCTGGCCGCGGTGCGCGTGGTCATCCTGACCAACTACGGCTTCGACGAGCACGTGTTCCACGCGCTGCGCGCCGGTGCGGCCGGCTTCCTGGTCAAGGACGTCCAGCCGGAGGACTTCCTGCACGCCATCCGCGTGGTCGCGCGCGGCGAGGCGATGCTGGCGCCGTCGATCACCCGCAGGCTGATCGACCGGTTCGTCAGCAGGCCGCTCACCACCGGCGCCGACGACCGGCTGCGGGAGCTGACCAACCGGGAGCGCGAGGCCGTCGCGCTGGTGGCGCAGGGCCTGTCCAACGACGAGGTCGCCGAGCGCATGGTGATCACCCCGCTGACGGCGAAGACCCACGTCAACCGCGCCATGACCAAGCTGCACGCCCGCGACCGCGCCCAGCTGGTGGTCCTCGCCTACGAGTCCGGCCTGGTCACGCCGGGCGATCGGTGA
- a CDS encoding calcium-binding protein, giving the protein MIMRTRMAALLLVLGGAVAATTGTAAAADDPPPWAQPCAGLVPTIYAVPGVPTSGTVGPDVIEGTPGPDLVYALQGNDVVCGLAGEDEIHGGAGNDRLYGQGDDDRLLGGDGNDLLDGGTHDQGDYANGGALADVCVNDEVVVNC; this is encoded by the coding sequence ATGATCATGCGCACTCGGATGGCCGCACTCCTGCTGGTGCTGGGCGGCGCGGTGGCGGCGACCACCGGTACCGCGGCCGCGGCCGACGACCCCCCGCCCTGGGCACAGCCGTGCGCGGGGCTCGTGCCCACCATCTACGCCGTGCCCGGGGTGCCGACCTCCGGGACCGTCGGCCCCGACGTGATCGAGGGGACGCCGGGCCCGGACCTGGTCTACGCGCTCCAGGGCAACGACGTCGTGTGCGGGCTGGCCGGCGAGGACGAGATCCACGGCGGCGCCGGCAACGACCGGCTCTACGGCCAGGGCGACGACGACCGCCTGCTGGGCGGCGACGGGAACGACCTGCTCGACGGCGGCACCCACGACCAGGGCGACTACGCCAACGGCGGTGCGCTCGCCGACGTCTGCGTCAACGACGAGGTGGTCGTCAACTGCTGA
- a CDS encoding BTAD domain-containing putative transcriptional regulator: protein MTSPPRPLDVELTRLRLVDRLARRWEHPVTLVVAGPGFGKTTALAQAVRAHLLEPRGADAWVTCSPAHESADALAGALLDALAAGGARRTGGAVADALAAEGARRTGGGVADSLAAERSQPTGKAAVAPLPSDSPRRTGRAVVDALVRAAPVEVCLLLDDVHEVPTGSPGAALLAHLVRELPATAHLVLCGRGLPDLPLARREAAGEVVRVGADELCFTDVELRALGHRLGRDPSPAAALHGWPALVRLAFAAGPSAPWRYAREEILSRLSSPQRRALAALAALDTATGAEVAAVTGAPAALDELARRIPLVSELDDGRYRAHELWTEALHRTRAPLDLPQPLDLPQLQPPDLPQLQPLDLPQLHRRAAAVLTARGDVVRAGALACRGGDWDLLADLAVELVATTLSALPRLVAQRWLDRVPPPVRERPAFLLLRAAVLHAVDFADARIDPLLDRAWDGLRHAAVLGQAVVTAHSRADLARLVELAGRTGDLRGEPTSIALLVRHGVAATLAEVGGDPEAALAEIVRAPVVGVPPQMALATVRWHYHCLNMCGLAGQAAELADRALRDADERHLRLAGPIARWFDGDPADLDRLRGARAGGTARDSFVAAAFLAVIASCCGDAPDALPCGDPADHDNPRDAVLACAARAAVAVGAGEEDAARRAFAEHLARWPVAERFHERHLRRFLALGYVLSPRLRAVWDRVELGPSHERARGAARALVLARAGNPAPAARLPFEHALCFLPLPWSVELAARRAAAGDLRLGRWLADALGPVVHRHFRLLGTGEPRTARPGSGEPHESAAQPPRTGEPREGAARLLAALPAPPVTRTAVEVLGAMRVTRDGIAADAPELRRARVRQLLGALVLRPVLTREQAVGLLWPDLDQAGAARNLRVTLTHLRHLLEPDRPGGEASFHLRTGGNAIRLVRSAWLEVDLWTCDALDDEVREARAAGDLERAKDLLRARVARWRGDPLPDLVATADPELGVEVDRIRAHHVRAVLGLGELHLVSGATTEAASLADRALAVDPFAPRAHRLALAAALKGHDPARVAAARDTVLAALDQLGAPPDAATKLLLDQALPPTRRRGQRGGSGQQLTTTSSLTQTSASAPPLA, encoded by the coding sequence GTGACGAGCCCGCCGCGCCCCCTCGACGTGGAGCTGACGCGCCTGCGCCTGGTCGACCGGCTCGCGCGCCGCTGGGAGCACCCGGTGACGCTGGTGGTCGCCGGGCCGGGGTTCGGCAAGACGACCGCGCTCGCCCAGGCGGTGCGCGCGCACCTGCTCGAACCCCGCGGCGCGGACGCGTGGGTGACCTGCTCCCCCGCCCACGAGAGCGCCGACGCCCTGGCCGGTGCCCTGCTCGACGCCCTGGCCGCCGGGGGTGCGCGGCGGACGGGCGGGGCTGTCGCCGACGCCTTGGCCGCTGAGGGTGCGCGGCGGACGGGTGGGGGCGTCGCCGACTCCCTTGCCGCCGAACGCTCCCAGCCGACCGGCAAGGCCGCCGTCGCTCCCCTGCCCTCCGACAGCCCGCGGCGGACCGGCCGGGCCGTCGTCGACGCCCTGGTCCGTGCGGCGCCGGTCGAGGTGTGCCTGCTGCTCGACGACGTGCACGAGGTTCCCACCGGGTCGCCGGGCGCGGCCCTGCTCGCGCACCTGGTCCGGGAGCTGCCCGCCACCGCGCACCTGGTGCTGTGCGGGCGCGGCCTGCCCGACCTGCCCCTGGCCCGGCGCGAGGCGGCGGGCGAGGTGGTCCGCGTCGGCGCCGACGAGCTGTGCTTCACCGACGTGGAACTGCGCGCGCTCGGCCACCGCCTCGGGCGGGACCCGTCACCGGCGGCGGCCCTGCACGGCTGGCCGGCGCTGGTGCGGCTGGCGTTCGCGGCCGGGCCCTCGGCACCCTGGCGGTACGCGCGCGAGGAGATCCTGAGCCGGCTGTCGAGCCCGCAGCGCCGCGCGCTGGCCGCGCTCGCCGCGCTGGACACCGCGACCGGCGCGGAGGTCGCCGCGGTCACCGGCGCCCCGGCCGCGCTCGACGAGCTGGCCCGGCGGATACCGCTGGTCAGCGAGCTGGACGACGGCCGCTACCGCGCGCACGAGCTGTGGACCGAGGCGCTGCACCGGACCAGGGCGCCGCTGGACCTACCGCAGCCGCTGGACCTGCCACAGCTACAGCCGCCAGACCTGCCACAGCTACAGCCACTGGACCTGCCGCAGCTGCACCGCCGGGCGGCGGCCGTGCTCACCGCGCGCGGTGACGTGGTGCGCGCCGGGGCGCTGGCCTGTCGCGGTGGGGACTGGGACCTGCTCGCCGACCTGGCCGTGGAGCTGGTGGCCACCACGCTGTCGGCGCTGCCCCGGCTGGTGGCCCAGCGCTGGCTCGACCGCGTGCCGCCGCCGGTGCGGGAGCGGCCGGCGTTCCTGCTGCTGCGGGCCGCGGTGCTGCACGCGGTGGACTTCGCCGACGCGCGGATCGACCCGCTGCTGGACCGGGCGTGGGACGGGCTCAGGCACGCCGCGGTGCTCGGGCAGGCCGTCGTCACCGCGCACTCGCGGGCGGACCTGGCGCGGCTGGTCGAGCTGGCGGGCCGGACCGGGGACCTGCGCGGCGAGCCCACCTCGATCGCGCTGCTGGTGCGGCACGGCGTCGCGGCGACGCTCGCCGAGGTCGGCGGCGACCCGGAGGCCGCGCTGGCCGAGATCGTCCGGGCACCGGTGGTCGGCGTGCCGCCGCAGATGGCGCTGGCCACGGTGCGGTGGCACTACCACTGCCTCAACATGTGCGGGCTCGCCGGGCAGGCGGCGGAGCTGGCCGACCGGGCGCTGCGCGACGCCGACGAGCGGCACCTGCGGCTCGCCGGGCCGATCGCGCGCTGGTTCGACGGCGACCCGGCCGACCTGGACCGGCTGCGCGGCGCGCGGGCGGGCGGCACCGCGCGGGACTCGTTCGTCGCGGCGGCGTTCCTGGCGGTCATCGCGTCCTGCTGCGGTGACGCGCCGGACGCGCTGCCGTGCGGCGACCCGGCCGACCACGACAACCCCCGGGACGCCGTGCTGGCCTGCGCCGCGCGGGCCGCGGTGGCGGTCGGGGCGGGCGAGGAGGACGCGGCGCGCCGGGCGTTCGCCGAGCACCTGGCGCGGTGGCCGGTGGCGGAGCGGTTCCACGAGCGGCACCTGCGGCGGTTCCTGGCGCTGGGCTACGTGCTCAGCCCGCGGCTGCGGGCGGTGTGGGACCGGGTGGAGCTGGGGCCCTCGCACGAGAGGGCCCGGGGCGCGGCGCGCGCGCTGGTGCTGGCGCGGGCCGGGAACCCGGCTCCGGCGGCGCGGCTGCCGTTCGAGCACGCGCTGTGCTTCCTGCCGCTGCCGTGGTCGGTGGAGCTGGCGGCCCGGCGCGCGGCGGCGGGCGACCTCCGCCTGGGCCGGTGGCTGGCGGACGCCCTCGGGCCGGTGGTCCACCGGCACTTCCGGCTCCTGGGGACCGGAGAACCGCGCACAGCGCGACCCGGGAGCGGGGAACCGCACGAGAGCGCGGCACAGCCGCCGAGAACCGGGGAACCGCGCGAGGGAGCGGCACGACTCCTCGCCGCCCTGCCCGCCCCGCCGGTGACGCGCACGGCAGTGGAGGTGCTGGGCGCGATGCGGGTGACCCGCGACGGGATCGCCGCGGACGCGCCGGAGCTGCGGCGCGCCCGGGTCCGCCAACTGCTCGGCGCGCTGGTGCTGCGCCCGGTGCTCACCCGTGAGCAGGCGGTCGGGCTGCTGTGGCCGGACCTGGACCAGGCCGGCGCGGCGCGGAACCTGCGGGTGACCCTGACGCACCTGCGCCACCTGCTGGAACCCGACCGCCCCGGTGGCGAGGCGAGCTTCCACCTGCGCACCGGGGGCAACGCGATCCGGCTGGTCCGCTCGGCCTGGCTGGAGGTCGACCTGTGGACCTGCGACGCGCTCGACGACGAGGTGCGCGAGGCCAGGGCCGCCGGTGACCTCGAACGGGCCAAGGACCTCCTGCGGGCGCGGGTGGCGCGGTGGCGGGGCGACCCGCTGCCCGACCTCGTCGCCACCGCCGACCCGGAGCTGGGCGTCGAGGTGGACCGCATCCGCGCGCACCACGTGCGGGCCGTGCTCGGCCTGGGCGAGCTGCACCTCGTCTCGGGCGCGACGACCGAGGCCGCGTCCCTGGCCGACCGCGCCCTCGCCGTCGACCCGTTCGCGCCGCGCGCCCACCGCCTGGCCCTGGCCGCCGCCCTGAAGGGCCACGACCCGGCCCGCGTCGCGGCCGCCCGGGACACGGTCCTGGCCGCGCTCGACCAGCTCGGCGCACCGCCCGACGCGGCGACGAAGCTGCTGCTCGACCAGGCGCTGCCCCCGACCCGTCGCCGGGGGCAGCGCGGTGGGAGCGGTCAGCAGTTGACGACCACCTCGTCGTTGACGCAGACGTCGGCGAGCGCACCGCCGTTGGCGTAG